The genomic window AGGCGACAATTTGTCATGGCACCATCCTCTCTTTACCTATAGATACACGGTTGATAACAATCATATAACAAATGCCATTATATCCTTTGATCGTTACAAGAACGCCCCTTAAAGCATGGCTAAATTGAATATAATACAAACGAAATCGTGTGTCAAGGAGGATGCCTTCAATCATTAACACTGGAAATCAAGCGGGTTTTCCCCCTATGGCGTTTTGTGGCCTTCAGGAAGTTGGACTCAGCCTTGTCCAGCCACTGGAACATATCACATTTCATACGGTATCCGATAATATACCTCGATAACCAAAATTGCCAACTTTGTTTTTGTTTTCAGAAAGATGGATATTGACTTAACGGTGACTACTGCCTCGCTCCTTACCTTTCCACACTGGTAAACTCGTTTACGATATTAATTCAGCAGGGATAATCTCCTCGGACGAACGATCTCGGCAGCGCCGAACTTGTTCCGGTGCTATTTCCGTTCTTTTGCGTTGCATTCCAGAAACCTCTTTCGCAATGTCGAATTTTATAAACTCTTTTCCTTTCGCTGGCGTGGCCTTGCCGGTTTCTTCCCAAGAGCAGCCCTCCCCGGTGCCGCAATCCCCAGTCCCTTGGCGACCCTATTTTTCCGCCATTCTATAATAAGGTCCTTGTCGCTTTCGTATGTCCCCCCGATTTTAGTCAGAGGGAATTCCTCCTGGATATGCAGTTTCAAAATAGAGTCCCATTGGCGGGGCAATAAAATGGAACTGCAATATTCCAAAATAGCCTTCGCGCCCGACAATGCCGTATCCGTTGTTCCCATATTTACCACCTCATGTTTTCTTCGGTTTTTTGTTCCTGCGGTTTTTTTCGGCGGCCCGGTTCTACGCCTGCTCTTTTTGCGTCTTCATATAAGTCGCCAGCATCTTGAGGCTCGGCAGCCATTCGCTGTCCGCGCACGCGGCGGCGATCACCTCGCAATCGAGGAGATGATTCTCCCGGCGGATCTGCTTCCAGTGAACCTTGCCGCGGCGGTCCTTTACCAGCTCCTCGGCCAGAAGCTGCCGGGCGTAATCGATGCCGGTTTCGGCGTGCAGCAGAAAGCGTTGCGTCTCCCCCTCCTTGCGGTCCATCCGCCAGTGAATAAGCTTTTTGAATTGATCGGTATCCAGAAGGCGCAGTTCGAGCCCTCCCGGGATGGGCTTGTTGAACCGGGGCAGTTTGTCGATCTGCGTGACGCGGATGCGGCCGATCTGCCGGTGCGACGATCCCTTTATCCCGTACACCCGGCCGGGCGGCTGGCGGCGGATCCATTGATACACCTCCTCCGTCTTGGTCCAGACATTGTCGTCGGTCGGACCGCCGCCGGTATCCATCCCCGCGTGCCAGATACCCATCGTTTCGTCGGGCCGCCCCTCGATCGGATAGCGTGTCCGGTAGAGGAGCGTCTCGATATCGGCGAATGTCGTCATGTATCCGTACTGAACCAGCCATGAAGAAAGATCGTCGGCCCAGGCGCGCACGACGAACCAGAAGCCGTTTTTCTGGACATCGATACCGACGGTGAGGGCGATCGCCCCGTTGGGTACCACGCCGGAGGGGAGTTTCGTCTGGTAGGCGAGGACGGCGTTTTCCTTCTTGGAGATCACCGCCTCCTTCCAGACCTCCGCCTTGTGCTGGGTGACGAAAACCATCAATTTACCGGGATCGTCGAGCCCGCGCAGATAGGCGGCCACGACCGAGGAGAGCGACACGAACGGCGAATAATAAGACGGCAGGTGAAAGGCGACAACCTGCGGGCGCTCGACGGGCGCATCCGCCTGCCAGAACCCTTTGGCGACGGCAAGATCGCGCTTGTGATCGTCCCAGAACATTCCGCAGGTCTCGCATTGATACTCGGCCAGGCGTCGGCGAACGATCTCGCGGAGATCGCGGCAGCTCCCTGGCCATGAAAACTGCCCGAAATGCATTACCTGGGGGGCGCCGCAGAGGGGGCAAACCGCATGGTAGCGGCGCAGCTCGTCGGCGTCCTGCTCTATGGCGCGGCCGATGTATCCGGACTCGTCCGCCGGCGTGGACAGGTCGATGATCTTCTTTGTGTATGGATATGCGTTCGTTCTGATCTCGGAGAGGGCCAGCGGGTCGGCCTCCTTGCCGGAGAAATCGGGAAACTTGTCGATCTCGTCGCGGAGCAGATACTTGATCGATTCGGAAGACAGTTCCGCCGCGGATGTTGCCCAGGCCATCATGAAATCCATGCCGTTCGTGAAATTGACGGCAAGGGTCGTCGTGTCGGAGACGTCGTCGCCCAGCAACTCGGCGATTCGCGGCGTCCCCCTGAACGTCGGGATAATCCGCCGCCTGGCGATCCGCTTTGTCACCTTTTCATCGGGACCGACATACATCGCCGGGCCGGGGTCCTGGTCGATCATGTGGCACAGAAAATTGAAGGCGACCTGCGTCTTGCCGGTCTGCGGTGCGAACATAAGGATGATCCGGCGAACGGACGGCTCGCAGATCGTGTCCATCGGGCCTACCAGGTAGGGGGTAACATCGTTTCGCCACCGGCCGGTCATCGGCCCGTTCGTGACGACCCGATGGCGCGCCGCCCACGGCGAGGTCGTGATTCGTTCCTTGCGTCTGAACATCATTGAATTGATAAGGTATTGTTTTTAACTATTTGAAATCATGGATGCCCGACAAAAGCATTCGGGCATGACACGGAGTTTTGCAATTACCTCAAACTATTGGGCCATAGCGGAAGAGGCCACGGCGGCAATGATCGCGGCGCCGATGCCCGATCCGTCATGAACAGCCTTAATGCTGATTCGGGCC from Syntrophales bacterium includes these protein-coding regions:
- a CDS encoding phage terminase large subunit family protein, with the translated sequence MTGRWRNDVTPYLVGPMDTICEPSVRRIILMFAPQTGKTQVAFNFLCHMIDQDPGPAMYVGPDEKVTKRIARRRIIPTFRGTPRIAELLGDDVSDTTTLAVNFTNGMDFMMAWATSAAELSSESIKYLLRDEIDKFPDFSGKEADPLALSEIRTNAYPYTKKIIDLSTPADESGYIGRAIEQDADELRRYHAVCPLCGAPQVMHFGQFSWPGSCRDLREIVRRRLAEYQCETCGMFWDDHKRDLAVAKGFWQADAPVERPQVVAFHLPSYYSPFVSLSSVVAAYLRGLDDPGKLMVFVTQHKAEVWKEAVISKKENAVLAYQTKLPSGVVPNGAIALTVGIDVQKNGFWFVVRAWADDLSSWLVQYGYMTTFADIETLLYRTRYPIEGRPDETMGIWHAGMDTGGGPTDDNVWTKTEEVYQWIRRQPPGRVYGIKGSSHRQIGRIRVTQIDKLPRFNKPIPGGLELRLLDTDQFKKLIHWRMDRKEGETQRFLLHAETGIDYARQLLAEELVKDRRGKVHWKQIRRENHLLDCEVIAAACADSEWLPSLKMLATYMKTQKEQA